A genomic stretch from Acetobacter ascendens includes:
- the thiO gene encoding glycine oxidase ThiO has protein sequence MNGKPRILVKGAGVAGMTAAVALAERGGDVTLYESGGRVGAGASWMAGGMLAPWCEAESAPEEVTAQSIDSVDWWAEHVPDVTREGSLVLAPARDVGEVARFGRRTSHFQTIGTAEITQLEPDLAGRFHKGLFFPDEGHVDPRKALKALLARLEQLGGHAEFGETCPDESAFDWVVDSTGLAARDKLDNLRGVRGEMLLLRCLDVTLHRPVRMLHPRIPVYIVPRADHVFMVGATMIESENAGGMAVRSMMELLNAAWTLHPGFAEAEILEMGTGLRPSYPDNMPRVVQDGKRIYINGMYRHGFLLSPARAREAADLIFGAQA, from the coding sequence ATGAACGGCAAACCGCGCATTCTGGTAAAAGGGGCCGGTGTGGCGGGTATGACAGCCGCCGTAGCTCTGGCCGAACGGGGCGGAGATGTGACCCTGTATGAGAGCGGAGGCCGCGTGGGGGCTGGGGCCTCATGGATGGCAGGCGGTATGCTTGCCCCTTGGTGCGAAGCCGAATCAGCGCCAGAGGAAGTCACAGCCCAGTCCATCGATTCGGTAGATTGGTGGGCGGAGCATGTGCCCGATGTTACGCGTGAAGGCAGCCTTGTGTTGGCACCTGCGCGAGATGTGGGGGAAGTTGCTCGCTTTGGCCGCCGCACATCGCACTTTCAGACGATAGGCACGGCAGAAATTACCCAGCTTGAGCCAGATCTGGCAGGCCGTTTTCATAAGGGACTGTTCTTTCCCGATGAAGGGCATGTGGACCCGCGCAAGGCATTAAAGGCCCTTCTGGCACGGCTGGAACAACTGGGCGGCCACGCCGAGTTTGGTGAAACCTGCCCAGATGAATCCGCATTTGATTGGGTGGTAGATAGTACTGGCCTTGCTGCGCGTGACAAGTTGGATAATCTGCGTGGCGTGCGGGGTGAAATGCTGCTGCTGCGCTGCCTGGATGTTACCTTGCATCGGCCAGTGCGGATGCTGCACCCGCGTATACCGGTTTACATTGTGCCAAGGGCTGACCATGTGTTCATGGTTGGTGCCACCATGATTGAAAGCGAAAATGCTGGCGGCATGGCAGTACGTTCCATGATGGAACTGCTGAACGCAGCATGGACTTTGCACCCCGGCTTTGCCGAGGCAGAAATTCTGGAAATGGGCACGGGTTTGCGTCCGTCTTACCCAGATAACATGCCCCGCGTGGTGCAGGATGGAAAACGCATTTATATCAACGGTATGTACCGGCACGGTTTTCTGCTTTCTCCTGCTCGGGCGCGGGAGGCGGCAGACTTGATATTTGGCGCACAGGCCTAA
- a CDS encoding thiazole synthase, translated as MAVSFYGQDVVSPLMLGTAQYPSPEILRDAVIAAQPGVVTVSLRRESAGERAGQAFWSLIQELKVPVLPNTAGCHTVKEAVTTAHMAREVFGTDWVKLEVIGELDTLQPDVFGLVEAARILTEDGFKVFPYTTEDLVVAEKLLAVGCEVLMPWGAPIGSGKGLNNVFGLRAMRAHFPGVPLVVDAGIGVPSHAAQALELGYDAVLINTAVAKAGDPVNMARAFRLAVEAGELARIADPMEERDMAVPSTPVAGKAMLA; from the coding sequence ATGGCTGTTTCATTTTATGGGCAGGATGTTGTCTCGCCGCTTATGCTGGGTACAGCCCAGTATCCATCCCCCGAAATTTTGCGCGATGCCGTAATTGCGGCACAGCCGGGGGTTGTGACCGTTTCCCTCCGCCGCGAATCTGCGGGGGAGCGTGCTGGGCAGGCGTTCTGGTCTCTTATTCAGGAACTCAAGGTGCCTGTGCTGCCAAACACGGCAGGCTGCCACACGGTTAAGGAAGCTGTCACCACTGCGCATATGGCGCGGGAAGTGTTCGGCACGGATTGGGTGAAGCTGGAAGTGATTGGCGAGCTGGATACGCTTCAGCCAGATGTGTTCGGGCTTGTAGAGGCCGCGCGTATTCTTACGGAAGATGGTTTTAAGGTCTTTCCCTACACCACGGAAGATTTGGTGGTGGCGGAAAAACTTCTGGCCGTGGGGTGTGAGGTGCTGATGCCGTGGGGTGCGCCCATTGGTTCCGGCAAGGGTTTGAACAACGTGTTTGGCTTGCGGGCCATGCGGGCGCATTTTCCCGGTGTGCCGTTGGTAGTGGATGCAGGCATTGGTGTGCCCTCTCACGCCGCGCAGGCGCTGGAGCTTGGTTATGATGCCGTGCTGATAAACACCGCCGTGGCCAAGGCAGGAGATCCCGTAAATATGGCCCGTGCGTTTCGCCTGGCAGTAGAGGCGGGGGAACTAGCCCGTATTGCAGACCCAATGGAAGAGCGCGATATGGCTGTTCCTTCTACTCCCGTTGCAGGAAAGGCCATGCTGGCATGA
- a CDS encoding alpha/beta hydrolase — translation MARLLPVFVHGWAFGPEFWQPVLAQLNWADAVMLDLGFLKPEASDVTKAVMLNDICQKQQPILGIGHSLGFMWLMMQRRQGILPAGSQFAGINTFASFASREGFPEGVAPRIVQRMIRGLGREPAAVVNDFRQRCGALPVPATRCQPEELAHGLDILCTEDVRADLPCGPLNVLAGRQDEIASPSMTKASFPAPTHIKWEENGGHLLPQTHSVECARFLETLRNRMERQP, via the coding sequence ATGGCGCGGCTATTACCTGTGTTTGTACACGGCTGGGCGTTTGGCCCGGAATTCTGGCAACCTGTGCTCGCACAACTGAACTGGGCAGATGCGGTAATGTTGGATCTCGGCTTTTTGAAGCCAGAGGCTAGCGATGTTACAAAAGCGGTTATGCTGAATGATATATGCCAAAAGCAGCAACCCATACTGGGGATTGGCCATTCCCTCGGGTTCATGTGGCTGATGATGCAACGCAGGCAGGGCATTTTGCCAGCGGGAAGCCAGTTTGCAGGTATCAACACATTTGCCAGCTTTGCCAGCCGAGAAGGTTTTCCCGAAGGTGTGGCACCGCGCATTGTTCAACGTATGATCCGAGGCTTGGGGCGAGAACCTGCTGCAGTGGTAAATGATTTTCGACAGCGCTGTGGAGCATTGCCTGTTCCGGCTACACGCTGCCAGCCAGAAGAACTGGCACATGGGCTAGATATTCTGTGCACAGAAGATGTGCGGGCAGATTTGCCATGTGGCCCATTAAATGTGTTGGCAGGGCGGCAGGATGAAATTGCCTCACCCAGTATGACCAAAGCCTCTTTTCCTGCTCCTACACATATAAAATGGGAGGAAAATGGGGGGCATTTGTTGCCTCAAACGCACTCTGTTGAATGTGCCCGATTTTTGGAAACGCTGCGCAACAGGATGGAACGACAGCCATGA
- the eno gene encoding phosphopyruvate hydratase, which produces MSAIVDIIAREILDSRGNPTVEVDVELASGARGRAAVPSGASTGAHEAVELRDGDPKRFGGKGVLQAVENIENEILPTLQGAESADQIDIDNAMIDLDGTPNKGRMGANAILGVSLAIAKATAAELHVPLYRYIGGVFAHVLPVPMMNIVNGGEHADNPIDIQEFMVQPVGAPTVADAIRWGSEIFAQLKKALSAAGYNTNVGDEGGFAPALKSADEALGFITRAVEAAGYRPGEDVTFALDCASTEFFKNGKYNLKGEGKEFDSAGMVSYLSDLVSRYPIVSIEDGMAEDDWEGWALLTQELGKKIQLVGDDLFVTNPERLRRGIQAGVANSLLVKVNQIGTLTETLQAVEMAHRAGYTAVMSHRSGETEDSTIADLAVATNCGQIKTGSLSRSDRTAKYNQLIRIEQELATAARYAGRTILKTA; this is translated from the coding sequence ATGAGTGCCATTGTTGACATTATCGCACGTGAAATTCTGGACAGCCGCGGCAACCCAACGGTTGAAGTAGATGTGGAGCTGGCATCCGGCGCCAGAGGGCGTGCGGCTGTTCCTTCTGGTGCCTCAACCGGTGCGCATGAAGCCGTAGAACTGCGTGATGGTGACCCCAAGCGTTTTGGTGGCAAAGGTGTTCTTCAAGCTGTTGAGAACATTGAAAACGAAATTCTGCCCACGCTACAGGGTGCCGAATCGGCAGATCAGATTGATATCGACAACGCCATGATCGATCTGGATGGCACACCCAACAAAGGCCGTATGGGTGCCAACGCCATTCTGGGTGTGTCCCTTGCCATTGCCAAAGCCACGGCAGCCGAACTGCATGTGCCGCTATACCGCTACATTGGCGGCGTATTTGCCCATGTTCTGCCCGTGCCGATGATGAACATTGTCAACGGTGGGGAACATGCAGATAACCCCATTGATATTCAGGAATTCATGGTGCAGCCGGTGGGAGCACCTACTGTGGCCGATGCCATCCGCTGGGGTTCGGAAATTTTTGCCCAGTTAAAAAAGGCCCTCAGCGCTGCTGGTTACAACACCAATGTTGGGGATGAAGGCGGCTTTGCCCCTGCCCTTAAATCTGCTGATGAAGCACTGGGCTTTATTACCCGCGCGGTGGAAGCCGCAGGCTACCGCCCGGGTGAAGACGTAACTTTTGCGCTGGATTGCGCCAGCACCGAGTTCTTCAAGAATGGCAAATACAACCTGAAGGGCGAAGGCAAGGAGTTCGATTCCGCTGGTATGGTGTCCTACCTGTCTGACCTTGTGAGCCGTTACCCGATTGTTTCCATCGAAGACGGTATGGCCGAAGATGACTGGGAAGGCTGGGCCCTACTGACGCAGGAACTGGGCAAAAAAATCCAGTTGGTCGGGGATGATCTGTTTGTGACAAACCCAGAACGCCTGCGCCGCGGCATTCAGGCTGGTGTTGCCAACTCCCTGCTGGTGAAAGTCAACCAGATTGGCACACTGACGGAAACACTTCAGGCCGTGGAAATGGCGCATCGCGCTGGCTACACTGCCGTGATGAGCCACCGCTCTGGTGAAACAGAAGATTCCACCATTGCTGATCTGGCCGTGGCCACAAACTGCGGGCAGATCAAAACCGGCTCCCTTTCCCGTTCCGATCGGACAGCCAAATACAATCAGCTCATCCGTATCGAGCAGGAACTGGCAACCGCCGCACGCTATGCAGGCCGCACCATTCTGAAAACTGCATAA
- a CDS encoding thiamine phosphate synthase, giving the protein MTALPQKIYPVVDSATWVDRLGGAGARFIQLRLKDMEEDALRTEIRQGHAYAKQHGVCLVLNDYWQIALDEGIDYIHLGQEDLDTADLAAIRKGGIRLGISTHCHEELDRALSCNPDYVALGPIWETKLKKMAFGPQGPLKLTEWRKLIGNLPLVAIGGITLERAWACIEAGADSVSAVSAFIRQPDPEGQVKAWLTAVEG; this is encoded by the coding sequence ATGACAGCTCTGCCCCAAAAGATTTATCCCGTTGTTGATAGTGCCACATGGGTGGACAGGCTGGGTGGAGCAGGTGCGCGCTTTATCCAGCTCCGCCTGAAAGACATGGAAGAAGACGCACTGCGCACAGAAATTCGCCAAGGCCATGCCTATGCCAAGCAGCATGGGGTATGCCTTGTGCTGAACGATTACTGGCAGATCGCGCTGGATGAAGGCATAGATTACATTCATCTGGGGCAGGAAGATCTGGATACGGCAGATCTGGCCGCTATTCGTAAAGGCGGTATTCGCCTTGGCATCAGTACTCATTGCCATGAGGAACTGGATCGCGCCCTAAGCTGCAACCCGGATTATGTGGCCCTTGGCCCTATTTGGGAAACCAAGCTGAAAAAAATGGCGTTCGGTCCCCAAGGTCCGTTGAAGCTGACAGAATGGCGCAAGCTTATTGGCAACCTGCCACTGGTTGCCATTGGCGGCATTACGCTGGAACGTGCATGGGCTTGTATTGAGGCCGGGGCCGATAGTGTTTCTGCCGTATCAGCCTTTATTCGCCAACCAGACCCGGAAGGGCAGGTTAAGGCGTGGCTGACTGCTGTAGAAGGCTAA
- a CDS encoding aminotransferase class I/II-fold pyridoxal phosphate-dependent enzyme, producing MTRFDNLFQQGLADLSAQGRLRTCQEWQYAGDALLKRSDGVVVTDFSSNDYLGLRMHPLLRERAYAWAQAEGSGSGASRLVTGTSSQACVLEKRVARLKHMQAARLFSSGWQANASLVPALARLSTQVCGAPAIILADKLIHASLYHGCAAAGIRPIRFRHNDVAHLESLLQKTEGAGLRIVLTESVFSMDGDAANMTALHEVAQKYDALLCVDEAHATGILGPEGAGLANGLADVVIGTFSKALGSMGAFIAASEGLCRWLDNAASGFIYSTAPSPLVLGAVDAALDLLPQMDTQRAHVAALATRFRQKMHDAGQDTGPSSTQIVPILVGQEAQARTLAQKMQEAGFLAVAIRPPTVPPGGCRLRVVFHANHTWAQMELLADTFIRASKGSA from the coding sequence ATGACGCGGTTTGATAATCTTTTCCAGCAGGGGCTGGCGGATCTGTCTGCTCAGGGGCGTTTGCGCACCTGTCAGGAATGGCAATATGCCGGAGATGCGTTGCTCAAACGTTCAGATGGCGTTGTGGTCACAGATTTTTCGTCTAACGATTATCTGGGCCTGCGCATGCATCCCTTGTTGCGTGAGCGTGCATATGCTTGGGCACAGGCAGAAGGCAGTGGCAGCGGTGCCTCCCGGTTGGTTACGGGCACATCTTCCCAAGCTTGTGTGCTGGAAAAGCGCGTGGCGCGGCTAAAGCACATGCAGGCGGCACGTTTGTTTTCTTCCGGCTGGCAGGCCAATGCTTCCTTGGTGCCTGCTTTGGCGCGGCTTTCTACGCAGGTATGTGGGGCACCTGCCATTATTCTGGCGGATAAGCTTATCCATGCCAGCCTGTATCATGGTTGTGCAGCGGCTGGTATACGCCCGATTCGGTTCCGCCATAATGATGTGGCGCATCTTGAAAGCCTGCTTCAAAAAACTGAAGGCGCAGGCCTGCGTATTGTGCTGACAGAAAGCGTGTTCAGCATGGACGGGGATGCCGCAAATATGACCGCACTGCATGAAGTAGCTCAAAAATATGACGCTCTGCTGTGTGTGGATGAAGCCCACGCAACCGGCATATTGGGGCCAGAAGGTGCCGGGTTGGCAAATGGGCTGGCAGATGTGGTGATTGGCACATTCAGCAAGGCTTTGGGCAGTATGGGGGCATTTATTGCTGCCTCCGAGGGGCTATGCAGATGGCTGGATAACGCAGCATCGGGCTTTATTTATTCCACTGCGCCTTCTCCTTTGGTGCTGGGGGCTGTTGATGCAGCGCTTGATTTGCTGCCGCAAATGGATACCCAACGTGCTCATGTTGCTGCACTTGCCACCAGATTTCGCCAGAAAATGCACGATGCGGGGCAGGATACCGGTCCATCCAGCACCCAGATTGTGCCTATTCTGGTAGGGCAGGAGGCGCAGGCGCGTACTCTGGCCCAAAAGATGCAAGAGGCTGGTTTTCTGGCCGTGGCTATTCGTCCTCCCACGGTGCCACCGGGCGGCTGCCGTTTGCGGGTGGTTTTTCATGCCAACCATACATGGGCGCAAATGGAATTACTGGCTGATACGTTCATACGAGCAAGCAAAGGTAGCGCGTAA
- the bioD gene encoding dethiobiotin synthase → MKNPTRAARICQSFDAAEKYDQAATVQRVAARELFQHIHTSMAGKKPLRILEIGCGTGLLTEHLRVCWPDAEIVATDFAPNMLARAKIRLGESVTYHQMDATAPDVRGPFDLICGNLIMQWLPDPAKVLRTLAELLAPGGVLAVSTLLDGTFAEWQQACQQEGQQPATPVYPELANAQNWRPPAFSGGWAEQDIVQAFADGLDFVRHLKATGASVPREGAVPLSAMQLRHIALRFQQAGCAITWRVGYACFRKPARKGVFVTGTDTGIGKTLVSACLVRRWQGAYWKPLQSGLADEEGDTPTVKKLAGDPPCFKPAGAFLASLSPDAAARAEGVQIDPAQLVLPQGEAAKPLVVEGAGGLMVPATPDLMMIDLAQRWGLPVVLVARSGLGTLNHTLLSLEALRARQIAVAGVVLSGPLNAENRETIAQKGKVRILAEVPFCADITPNVVSELAELFPQWDDIYPR, encoded by the coding sequence ATGAAAAACCCCACCCGCGCTGCGCGTATTTGCCAAAGTTTTGATGCTGCCGAAAAGTATGATCAAGCTGCCACGGTGCAGCGTGTGGCAGCGCGTGAATTGTTCCAGCACATACACACCAGCATGGCAGGCAAAAAGCCTCTGCGTATTTTGGAAATTGGCTGCGGCACAGGTTTGCTGACAGAGCACCTGCGCGTTTGCTGGCCAGATGCAGAAATTGTGGCAACAGATTTTGCGCCAAATATGCTGGCGCGCGCTAAAATCCGGTTAGGAGAAAGTGTTACCTACCATCAGATGGACGCGACCGCGCCAGATGTTCGCGGTCCGTTTGATTTGATTTGTGGCAACCTGATTATGCAATGGCTGCCTGATCCCGCAAAGGTTTTGCGCACTTTAGCGGAACTCCTGGCTCCGGGTGGTGTGCTTGCGGTTTCTACATTGCTGGATGGCACATTTGCTGAATGGCAGCAGGCCTGCCAGCAAGAAGGACAGCAACCAGCAACTCCGGTTTACCCAGAATTAGCCAATGCACAGAATTGGCGTCCGCCTGCGTTTTCTGGTGGATGGGCTGAGCAGGATATTGTGCAGGCTTTTGCAGATGGGCTGGATTTTGTAAGGCATCTAAAGGCCACAGGCGCCTCTGTTCCGCGTGAAGGGGCAGTACCGTTATCAGCAATGCAGTTACGGCACATTGCGTTGCGGTTTCAACAAGCAGGATGCGCCATTACATGGCGTGTGGGCTATGCCTGTTTTCGTAAGCCGGCACGTAAAGGGGTGTTTGTAACTGGCACCGATACCGGCATTGGTAAAACGCTGGTTTCTGCCTGCTTGGTGCGGCGCTGGCAGGGGGCTTATTGGAAGCCTCTGCAAAGCGGTCTGGCGGATGAGGAAGGGGATACCCCTACGGTTAAGAAGCTTGCCGGAGATCCACCTTGCTTCAAACCCGCAGGAGCTTTTCTTGCTTCACTTTCTCCCGATGCCGCAGCGCGAGCAGAAGGCGTGCAGATTGATCCGGCCCAACTGGTGCTGCCGCAAGGTGAAGCAGCTAAGCCGCTGGTTGTAGAAGGCGCGGGTGGCCTCATGGTGCCTGCAACCCCAGACTTGATGATGATTGATCTGGCCCAACGCTGGGGTTTGCCCGTCGTACTGGTGGCACGGAGTGGGCTAGGCACGCTCAATCATACTTTATTGAGCTTGGAAGCCTTGCGCGCCCGCCAAATTGCTGTGGCAGGTGTAGTGCTAAGTGGCCCACTGAATGCGGAAAATCGTGAGACAATTGCGCAAAAAGGTAAGGTGCGCATTTTGGCAGAAGTGCCATTTTGTGCGGACATTACGCCAAATGTTGTTTCAGAACTGGCAGAGCTGTTTCCGCAATGGGATGATATTTATCCGAGATAG
- the thiS gene encoding sulfur carrier protein ThiS, with protein MKVVVNDTAHEVSAKTLAALIDELGYSGARIATALNGRFVPKATRNETRLEEGAQIEIVAPMQGG; from the coding sequence ATGAAAGTTGTGGTTAACGATACAGCGCACGAGGTATCCGCCAAAACGCTGGCGGCCCTAATAGATGAGCTAGGCTATAGCGGCGCCCGCATTGCCACGGCGCTGAATGGTCGGTTTGTGCCCAAAGCAACGCGAAATGAAACGCGGCTGGAAGAGGGTGCGCAAATTGAAATTGTTGCCCCCATGCAAGGGGGTTGA
- the rpmG gene encoding 50S ribosomal protein L33, with the protein MAKTNVIKIRLVSTADTGYFYVTKKNARAHTGKMELKKYDPVACKHVVFREAKIK; encoded by the coding sequence ATGGCCAAGACCAACGTTATCAAGATCCGTCTCGTCTCCACGGCGGACACCGGTTACTTCTACGTGACCAAGAAAAATGCTCGTGCGCACACCGGTAAAATGGAACTGAAGAAGTACGATCCGGTTGCTTGCAAGCACGTCGTGTTCCGCGAAGCTAAGATCAAATAA
- a CDS encoding molybdopterin molybdotransferase MoeA, whose protein sequence is MRIQVQKVKYSCIKAVQQAKKGGIFMLDVAVARARILENLKTCGQEIVPLSQACGRVLAQPVHARTANPPVSVSAMDGYAAKAEDALEGAVLHIVDEIPAGHPSAVTVQKGECVRLFTGAQIPAGADTVIIQENVQREGDHAKLTASARQGQYIRQQGQDFQKNDELLPAGRRLGPRDIGLAAAGGHVWLTVSRRPRVGILATGDEIILPGDPDPADGIFNSASFMVAALLQQQGAETIMLPIARDNMESLTTQFRQAATLDMLVSIGGASVGDYDLVRPALAEIGLQQDFWKIAMRPGKPLMFGRLGNTPIIGLPGNPVAAMVCSIVFVTPALHTLMGLPVGTELQTEPAILGCDVKENDARQDFLRATLAPSPKGAVAVATPFSRQDSAQLNILKQSQVLVLRAPFAPAQKAGTPCQIIRLP, encoded by the coding sequence ATGCGCATACAAGTGCAAAAGGTCAAGTATTCTTGCATCAAAGCGGTGCAACAGGCCAAAAAAGGAGGAATTTTCATGCTGGATGTGGCTGTTGCGCGCGCCCGAATTCTTGAAAACCTAAAAACATGTGGGCAGGAAATTGTGCCGCTTTCACAAGCTTGTGGGCGGGTGCTGGCCCAGCCTGTTCATGCCCGCACGGCCAACCCACCGGTTTCTGTTTCCGCAATGGATGGATATGCCGCAAAAGCGGAAGATGCGCTGGAAGGCGCGGTTTTGCACATTGTGGACGAAATACCCGCAGGCCACCCATCTGCTGTTACGGTGCAGAAAGGGGAATGTGTTCGCCTCTTTACCGGCGCGCAAATTCCCGCTGGCGCAGATACCGTGATCATTCAGGAAAACGTGCAGCGCGAAGGTGACCACGCCAAGCTGACCGCTTCAGCACGCCAAGGCCAGTATATTCGCCAGCAAGGACAGGATTTTCAGAAAAATGACGAGTTGTTGCCAGCAGGGCGCAGACTCGGCCCACGAGATATCGGGCTGGCCGCTGCGGGCGGGCATGTCTGGCTTACGGTTTCGCGCCGCCCGCGCGTAGGTATTCTGGCCACGGGTGATGAAATTATCCTGCCCGGAGACCCAGACCCTGCGGACGGCATTTTTAATTCTGCCTCCTTCATGGTGGCGGCCCTGTTACAACAGCAAGGCGCAGAAACCATTATGCTCCCCATTGCGCGAGACAACATGGAAAGCCTGACAACCCAGTTCCGCCAAGCTGCCACGTTGGACATGCTGGTGAGCATTGGTGGCGCCAGTGTGGGAGATTACGATTTGGTGCGCCCTGCGCTGGCCGAAATTGGGTTACAGCAGGATTTCTGGAAAATTGCCATGCGCCCGGGCAAACCGCTGATGTTTGGCCGGCTAGGTAACACCCCCATTATCGGCCTGCCCGGCAACCCGGTGGCCGCAATGGTGTGTTCCATTGTGTTTGTAACGCCTGCACTGCACACCCTTATGGGGCTGCCCGTTGGCACCGAACTGCAAACAGAGCCCGCGATTCTGGGCTGTGATGTCAAAGAAAACGATGCCCGGCAGGATTTTTTACGCGCAACACTTGCGCCTTCCCCAAAAGGCGCTGTAGCTGTGGCCACGCCTTTTTCCCGGCAGGATTCAGCCCAGCTGAATATTCTCAAGCAAAGCCAGGTGCTGGTGCTTCGTGCCCCCTTTGCTCCGGCGCAAAAAGCAGGCACACCCTGCCAGATTATTCGCCTGCCCTGA
- the lexA gene encoding transcriptional repressor LexA, whose product MLTRKQHKLLLFIDSHLKQTGFSPSFDEMREAMGLRSKSGIHRLISGLEERGFLRRHHHRARALEVIQLPEMQELPPNVVRASFTRPKAETVRIPLYGRIAAGLPIEAVPDTSYAITVPTEMLGTGDYYALEVAGDSMVDAGILDGDNVIIRRTDQAENGQIVVALIDEHEVTLKRLRRKGNMVALEPANSSYETRIVPAEKLRIQGCLAGLIRQY is encoded by the coding sequence ATGCTGACGCGCAAACAGCACAAACTCCTACTTTTTATTGATTCGCACCTCAAACAGACAGGTTTTTCACCTTCCTTTGATGAAATGCGTGAGGCTATGGGCCTGCGTTCCAAATCTGGCATTCACAGGCTGATTTCCGGGCTGGAAGAACGCGGTTTTTTACGCCGTCACCATCATCGGGCACGGGCGTTGGAAGTTATTCAACTGCCAGAAATGCAGGAACTGCCACCCAATGTGGTGCGTGCCAGCTTTACCCGCCCCAAAGCCGAAACCGTCAGAATCCCGCTTTATGGACGCATTGCTGCTGGCCTGCCCATAGAAGCCGTACCGGATACCTCCTACGCCATCACGGTTCCGACCGAAATGCTGGGCACGGGAGATTACTACGCGCTGGAAGTGGCTGGGGATTCCATGGTGGATGCTGGCATTCTGGATGGTGATAATGTAATTATCCGCCGCACAGACCAAGCTGAAAATGGGCAGATTGTTGTGGCGTTGATTGATGAACACGAAGTCACGCTCAAACGCCTGCGGCGCAAAGGCAATATGGTTGCGCTGGAACCAGCTAACTCCAGCTACGAAACCCGTATTGTGCCGGCTGAAAAACTGCGCATTCAGGGCTGCCTAGCAGGATTAATCAGACAGTATTAA
- a CDS encoding FtsB family cell division protein — MQIGRFIRRTVRAVVPPLVFLGIAGYFGWNATQGDHGIQAYRQQLGLLEQAKQSKQDAIAEQAAWHRRVNGLREQSLDTDILDERARAMLNMADRNDIVVPYDRRDPLF, encoded by the coding sequence GTGCAGATCGGTCGTTTCATTCGTCGCACAGTGCGGGCGGTTGTGCCCCCTTTGGTTTTTCTTGGCATTGCGGGCTATTTTGGCTGGAACGCAACGCAGGGCGATCATGGCATTCAGGCCTACAGGCAGCAATTGGGGCTACTAGAACAGGCCAAGCAATCCAAACAGGATGCCATTGCCGAGCAGGCTGCATGGCACCGCCGCGTAAACGGCCTGCGTGAGCAATCTCTGGATACAGATATTCTGGATGAACGCGCCCGCGCCATGCTGAACATGGCAGACCGTAACGATATTGTTGTGCCTTACGATAGGCGAGACCCGCTGTTTTAA
- a CDS encoding DUF3429 domain-containing protein, with the protein MKKLPFLAVVLMVMGLLPFVACTCGIVFFDSGVPVPNLLMALVIYGAVSLSFIGAVHWGLALELDRAILTSGADRADNLRLVLGVVPAFAGWIVAYLAYAWVPLAGVIGLAVLFPLVALAERGTWQRGWLPPGYMGMRWIATAVTECCLLMVLLVRAF; encoded by the coding sequence ATGAAAAAACTTCCATTTCTGGCTGTAGTGCTCATGGTGATGGGGCTTTTGCCCTTTGTTGCCTGCACATGTGGCATTGTGTTTTTTGATTCCGGCGTGCCTGTGCCCAATCTGTTGATGGCGTTGGTGATTTATGGGGCGGTGAGCCTGTCCTTTATTGGGGCCGTGCATTGGGGGCTGGCGCTAGAGCTCGATCGCGCCATTCTCACAAGTGGGGCAGACAGGGCAGATAATCTGCGGCTGGTTTTGGGTGTTGTGCCAGCCTTTGCCGGGTGGATTGTTGCTTACCTGGCTTACGCATGGGTGCCGCTTGCCGGGGTAATTGGTTTGGCCGTGCTTTTCCCGCTGGTGGCATTGGCAGAGCGCGGGACGTGGCAACGTGGGTGGTTGCCGCCCGGTTACATGGGCATGCGCTGGATTGCCACGGCGGTAACGGAATGTTGCCTGTTGATGGTGCTGCTTGTGCGGGCATTCTGA